A window of Castanea sativa cultivar Marrone di Chiusa Pesio chromosome 1, ASM4071231v1 contains these coding sequences:
- the LOC142633982 gene encoding uncharacterized protein LOC142633982: MGIRNGYSTPSYPQGNGQAEAINKVILAGLKKRLDDAKGGWVEELPHSDQYDEASNHERVYDCLNTIEEMREIANVKMGSYQHKLKQTYDKGVRSRPLVPGDLVLRKIVGVAKNPAWGKLGPNWEGPYKITSVAGIGAYRLEDLDGRVIPLPWNVNNLRRYYY; the protein is encoded by the exons atgggaataagaaatggGTATTCAACACCGtcctatcctcaaggaaatggtcagGCCGAAGCAATAAATAAAGTCATCTTGGCAGGTTTGAAGAAACGATTGGATGATGCTAAAGGAGGTTGGGTAGAAGAATTACCTCAT tccGACCAGTATGACGAGGCAAGCAATCACGAGAGGGTGTATGATTGTTTGAATACTATTGAGGAAATGAGAGAAATAGCCAATGTGAAGATGGGCAGCTATCAGCATAAGCTTAAGCAGACATACGACAAGGGAGTTAGGTCCAGGCCCTTGGTACCAGGAGACTTGGTACTGAGAAAAATAGTGGGGGTAGCAAAAAATCCTGCTTGGGGAAAGTTGGGTCCTAATTGGGAGGGGCCGTATAAAATTACCTCAGTAGCAGGTATAGGGGCTTATCGTTTAGAAGATCTGGATGGAAGGGTGATTCCTctcccttggaatgtaaataacttacgacgttattattattga
- the LOC142634001 gene encoding uncharacterized protein LOC142634001 has translation MGNTIASLATSFSRIWRQILRWELNQTWTTKIWKSIWSLEVPNKYKNLVLRACRNSLPTKQNLTQKTIIENPKCDRCSLQVEDSLHALWSCSGLDEVWEGDRWSFRTREVFADFKELCRWIIENGKPTKLFTIQVWAIWHQRNKIRLNQPCFLTKDLQQSAQEYWNEIRINNPMPDRVRPKPQPRWTGPPPNKYKINYDGTISNTNNTSGIGVVVRDCHGEVIASLSQQLDQAYQPVEVEAMVACRAVELSSEIRVDCAIVERVIRN, from the coding sequence ATGGGCAATACAATTGCAAGTCTAGCTACAAGTTTCTCAAGGATTTGGAGACAGATTCTGAGGTGGGAACTCAACCAAACTTGGACAACAAAAATTTGGAAGAGCATTTGGTCCCTGGAAGTCCCTAACAAGTACAAGAATCTGGTTTTGAGAGCATGCAGGAACTCTctaccaacaaaacaaaacctgACCCAAAAAACTATAATTGAGAACCCAAAATGTGATCGCTGTTCTTTACAAGTTGAGGATTCGTTGCATGCTCTTTGGAGTTGCTCAGGTTTGGATGAGGTATGGGAAGGAGACAGATGGAGCTTTAGGACAAGGGAGGTGTTTGCAGATTTCAAGGAGTTATGCAGATGGATTATTGAGAATGGGAAGCCAACTAAACTCTTCACTATACAGGTATGGGCTATTTGGCATCAACGAAACAAAATAAGACTGAACCAACCTTGTTTTCTTACTAAGGACCTGCAACAAAGTGCACAAGAGTACTGGAATGAGATCAGAATAAATAACCCCATGCCGGACCGAGTTAGACCAAAGCCTCAGCCAAGATGGACAGGGCCCCCACCAAACAAATACAAGATTAATTATGATGGAACGATCTCAAACACAAACAACACATCAGGGATTGGAGTGGTTGTTCGAGACTGTCATGGTGAGGTAATTGCATCCTTAAGTCAGCAATTGGATCAAGCATATCAGCCCGTGGAAGTGGAGGCAATGGTTGCGTGTAGAGCAGTGGAGCTAAGCAGTGAGATTCGAGTTGACTGCGCTATTGTGGAGAGGGTGATTCGGAATTGA
- the LOC142633973 gene encoding uncharacterized protein LOC142633973 — translation MTSWTKVIKPIKRMRFSGTPVLGFSDKDKEGTYQPHDDALVVTVRIGGYDVRRVLVDDGSGAEIMYPDLFNGLKLKDEDLEKYDHPLVGFDGKQVIPRGMIKLPVQVDGSEVQVNFIVVMAYSSYTAILARPWLHAMEAVSSTLHVMVKYPIRGNVGVLRGAQMVAGNV, via the coding sequence ATGACGTCATGGACGAAAGTAATCAAGCCGATAAAAAGGATGAGGTTCTCGGGGACGCCGGTATTGGGGTTTTCCGATAAGGACAAAGAGGGCACAtatcaaccccatgatgacgcttTGGTGGTGACGGTTCGTATTGGGGGATATGATGTAAGGcgagtcttggtggatgatggaagtggtgcaGAAATCATGTATCCTGATCTGTTTAATGGTTTGAAGTTGAAAGATGAAGATTTGGAAAAGTATGATCATCCGTTGGTCGGTTTTGATGGGAAGCAGGTAATCCCACGAGGAATGATTAAGTTACCTGTACAGGTGGATGGTTCCGAAGTACAGGTGaacttcatagttgttatggcaTACTCCTCGTACACGGCCATTTTGGCTAGACCATGGCTGCATGCAATGGAGGCAGTTTCATCTACTTTACATGTGATGGTGAAGTACCCTATACGAGGAAACGTGGGAGTATTACGTGGCGCTCAAATGGTAGCAGGCAATGTCTAA